The Raphanus sativus cultivar WK10039 chromosome 6, ASM80110v3, whole genome shotgun sequence sequence TGATCGGACGGCGAGTGGACTCTCCGGTTCTGAGATTGAGGCGAATCTCGGAGAGGACGCTCCTTAGACTCTCGTCGGACTCGTTGAAAATCGAGTCCGGCGGAGTCATGCAGGAGCCGATCACGACGACCTCCTCCGTCTCCGGCTCCTCCCAGGCGTTCCAGAGGTGGAAGCAGAAGCATCCCGGCGCCTCGATCCACCTGATCCCCGACGAGTCTCCGGCGTACTTGTCGAGGACTCCGAATCTCGCGACTTTGTCCTTGTCGTAGACCACCGGAGAGCCGCCGCGGATCATCTCCGGGAGCTTGAACACGACTTGCTGGTCCGGGATGACGACGAAGTTCTCCGTGATCGCGAAGTCGTGCATCATCGTCGGTTGCTCGAGGTTGATCTCGACGTCCGGTGATTTTGTCCCGTCGGGTGAGAATCGGAAGTACTTCAGGTAAGGCTTCGAAACGACGTCGTAGCTTAGAGCGAAAAGCTCTCCGGATTCCGGGTCGACTTTCGGGTGGGCGATCATTGTGGATTGTAACTGCCCGTCGAAATCGTAACGGCCAACGGTTTTTAAGTCTCCGCTTGGAGTGATACGGACTTGGTATGGTAAATCGTCCTCCGACATGGCTAATAACCGGTTGTTGAAATAGACTAAACCGGCGTTAGCTACTCCGGTTCCGTGTGTTGGATCGACTAAACCGGCTGCGGCTCTGGCGTAGAATAGCATGAGACGAGCGATACCGGTGTGACCGTGAAGCTCGCCGATGGCTTTGGGGAAAACCGGTCGACCCAATTTACGCTCCTGGATAAACCGGTTTGTCTGAGTAAACCGGCAGGCGTAGCTAGCTGAACCGTCTTCGAATTTGACGGCGTGAACCATCCCGTCCCCGTCGAAGAAGTGGTGACCGGTCACCGGCTCGTGAAGCGGGTTGGCTCCGTTGCGCACGTACACTCCTTTGATGGAATCCGGTATTTTCCCGACCACCGGGAGATTACGCCGGACGGGCTGTTCGTTCACCGGAGCGAAGTTTCCGGCGATCTGAACACTAGGATCGGCGGTTTTAGGAAGCGGGTGGTGTCGCTCGTGGCTCACGAGGAAGCCCTCCGCCGCGTCCagcgccgccgccgccgctcTCTGGAACATGTTCATCTGTTTAGTGTCGGAGTCTTTGGCTTTGGGGTTGACAGCAATGGCGGGAGAGGTTGAGGACTgcttggagaagagaagagcagGAGGAGTGTGAAGCGCAGAAGAAACATTGAGCTTTCGTTGGGCGCGACTTGTCATAGGCATAGAGCAAGAATAACTCAAGGAGCTTTGAGAAGATGATAATGACGACTGAGTATGATTACCACCGACCCATCTCCGAGAAACCGCCGTATTCGCCGTGAAAGAAGCCATTTTTTAAGTATGCTTTGATCAGTATTAGTGCTTTAAAAGTGGTCGTTCTGTTGTGAGATCGTAAAagtctctgtttcttttttaatttgttgttgAAGTGGAGAAGGGAAGAGAGAGTTGGTTTGAGAGCGATGAAGTGTTGAGGGGTTATATAAACCGGGAAGGGAATGGTGGGTTCCATCTGGGTGGCCACGTGTTGAATCAGTGACAGGGAGAGAGGGATGGAGTGAGTGGGTGTTAAGAGAAAAAGGGTATTTTGGGAACAAAcagaaaaaacagagtaataTGGTTCAAAGTTGAGACCTTTCACACTTGGACAAATGCATCCACTTCAAACTTTAACTCCCTTTGTCTTGTTTGTGTCTTTCTTCTGTTTCTATGTTTGTGTTAACAAGTCTTTGGCAACTTGAACATAACATATCTCAGTGCAGATTATCTATTGAAATTTATCCTCTTCAACACGACATTTCCcttataaaaacatttagtgtgcataaaattataaaatttcatttgCATTTATTGGTAAAATGATGTTTCTTTAGCTACAATTACCAACTTGGCTTATGTCGTGACTCGAGGGCTTCTTGTTTGAGAATTCCAACATGCCCTATTCATTTCCACATGCAAATATCTCTAATCTTTATTACATTATATGTTTCTTTGTATGACACGGTCTTGTTGGAGTGCTTTGGGCTTGACTCAAGCGTTCACTATTTGTACTAGTAAATCCAGGCATATCATATAAATTTTCCACTGCTATTGAATGTGATAACACAAGCAACAAACCTTCCGATGATGATCTCATTTAAAATCTAACTGTGTTATCATTATGTAACTTAACCAACTTGAATTTGTAATTGCCGAGGATCTAAACTAATTAGAGCATATCCAAtatcactctatttttcactaCAGAATAGAGTGTAGAGTAAAAatgttttaatgatattttattttttattctataatagaatGAAAATAcgtttattttaaatacagagtagtttattttttttattcgtctctctatttttactctaaaatatagTATCATTTGAGAAAACTtcaactctattatagagtttttTTAGAGTAAACCATTAGAGATAGTCTTAGTAAAGAAAAAACGTTTAATTCAAACCTAGcatgaaattttaattactaatgtgAAATTTTAATTCGTTAGTTAATATATCATTCACGCTCAACGTAGAAAAGTGAACCATATGGGTGTGGTCGGGTGACACATGACGTCCCAAATATCTTTAAAGAATCTGGATTCGAATACACGTCAATTCGGGTTTAACCATCCATATGGCCAGGCGACATGACCCCTTCGTTTCTTTGCTGACCAACTAGCATTTAATTCCTCTTGCAAACAAGTGGGTCTGGCTGGCGCCGGTAGTCAAGTCCTCAAAGAATTAATCGGTTGGATCTCGGTATATTGGATATTTccaagttataaaaaaaacatagacaAATGGGAAGAACAATTTTAAACTAATTGATGATAAGTTGATTTAGCTTAATCCTTTCACATATTAATCTGTTAACTACATACGTAAGACTTACAAAATACTATTTCaataaaggaaaagaaagaTATCACAACTCATCGTGTCTTCTGtctatctatctctctctatgtttttttttttgcccaaATGTGAATTTTCATATTAATGAAGCGGGATTGTAAAGATACAATAGTTTTTTAAACAAACTAGAATTTTCCCTggcaaaaataataaaaacaggGCTCAGTCTAGGAGAAGAACTTCCAACATGAATGGAAGTGGCAGTGGGTTTTACTCAAAAGCGAGCCAATGTTGCATTAGGTCGCTGAATTTCCGTTGTTGCCGGTGTCCTAGAATGGTATCACGGACTTGGCGGTCAATGATCTTGAACACTTGGGCTGGCGTTGAGTTGTTGTTGTCGTGTAATCTTATGTTCCTTGAGACCCAGGTGTTGTAGATTGTTGCTTGGGAGACAAGACATTTGAGGAGCCTAGAGCAGTGAGGGATCCTTAATTTTAGCCATTCCGAGAATGCTGTCCATGTGTGAAAAGCCAATTGACTTAGGCCTAACCTTCGCAGAACCATATTCCAGAGTTCCTCTGACCAAGTGCATCTCAGGAAGATATGATCTTTGTTCTCAATCATTGAATTACAGAGGCAGCAGCATAAAGGGACCTCTAAGCCCCAACTCGCCAACCTTTCCCTTGTGGAGAGCCGATCATACTGAGTTACCCAGTGAGTAAAAGATTGTCGTGGAACAGCACCTTTAAACCAGACAGAAGACGCGCAGTCTTTTAGTTGCTCACGTGGGCGGATTACCTCCCAAGTCTCCTTAGTTGGGAAaccttttgcctttgacccttCTATCTCCCAGAAGTAGGTGTCTGCGTTTGATGAATCTTGAGAAGGCGGGGGCAAGGTGATAGTGGTGAGATGAAATTAGAGCTCCTCAGCAGCTGGAGAGCGTGCTCCCCGAAGCTGCCAGCCCTCGTCCACATAAACATCTGAGACCACTGCATTTAACGGGACAGATAGCTCAAGCGGACCTCTCAGACCAAATAGTTTAATTAGAGGTCCCAAGGGTGTCCAGTGATCCCACCAGAAGCTGATGGTGGTTCCGTTGCCCAGTTCGGCCCTTAGAAACAGAGCAGCGAGAGTCGCAGTTTTAACATACTGCACCATGTCCAAAAACTTTCTTTCTCCTCCTCAATTTCCCAAAAATTCCTACCAGCCATCCTGTTTTATTTTATCCAATCAGCCCAGAGCGAGTCAACACTATCAAAAAGCCTCCAAATCAACTTTAGACACAGAGTTTTGTTCCACAAACCAAAATCACGCAGACCTAACCCTCCTTCCCGTTTAGGAAGGCAAACTGTAGTCCAAGCAATTTTGACATTGGCATTACTGGTAATCTTGCCACTCCACAGAAACTTCGTACAGAGAGTTTGGATTTGCTTCAAACACCCTTTTGGTAATAAAAATGTTGAGGTCCAGAAGTTTATGGAGCCGTAGATGACAGAGGACATGAGCTGTTTCCTTCCTGCATAAGAAAGGGCCTTAGTAGACCAAGCAGTGAAACATGCATTTAACTTATCAAGCAGAGGTCTGTAGTCAGTGATCCGGAGCTTCTTGTGCATTAGTGGCAACCCAAGATACCTTATAGGTAATGAACCNNNNNNNNNNNNNNNNNNNNNNNNNNNNNNNNNNNNNNNNNNNNNNNNNNNNNNNNNNNNNNNNNNNNNNNNNNNNNNNNNNNNNNNNNNNNNNNNNNNNAAAGACAGTAAATGTTGACCCATATGCTTAAACCATAATTTATTCATCTTGTTCtgatatttatgttattttattaagaatgtaacattattatttttttctatctagtatgatattttattaaagaaactTGGTCTACCGGACCAAGCCCAACCCGAGAACACAAGACCCTGAGGGCCCGATATAACATTGGCCCAACATAAAGAGCACAATAAAATGGGCCTGAAGCCCATATCCGAAACCCACGCAGCAAGAGAAAGCCACGCGTCCAAGACTAACCCAAGCCCGCCCACGTGTTGCCAACCACCGAATACTCAGAACACGTGTCAGCTAACATGTCTTCGTGATCCGACGGTCGAAGTTTTCTCCGGAAAAGACGAAACGATCTAATTTCGTCTGAGCTCCGTCGACAAACCACCGCACCCATCGATGTCGCCAATCCATTTTCCCCCGAAGAGATTCATCAAGTCTGTCTTGAGATCTCAACCGGTTCATGCTATCTCCGCTTGCGACAATAACCCACTCCCTTACTCTTGTTCCTTCTTCGCCGTGCTCCATCGCCGGAGAGCTTCACCGAACACCATGTCGAAATCTCCTCCGCCGAGTAAAAAACAAGCCGGACACCAGAACACATAGCACCAAAACCAAGTTACCACGACGATGATCTCCTCGACCATCATCAAACCCCAAATCGTTCCCGAAAGTCGGCGAGGTTGGCTGAGGAAGCCTCTACCCCCCGAAATCAAAAGCCGGCGATCACCGCCTGAAAAAGACGTCGCAGCCCCAGAGTCAAGTATTGATATCGGAAAAAGGCTCGATTATAGAGCCGCCGATAAAACAAAGCTAGAAAAAAAACTAGACAGGGGTGGTAACCGGCGGCGAAAACCCACCGGCCACCGGAACGCAACCACGCTTGAACCGCTTTTAGTGAAAAGAGAGAGCTTTTCTAGAGAGCTACACAGAATGTAACATTTCCTCCCAAACCAAgacatcaaaacaaaaacaaaagaataataaaagtagaaaatgaCCAATCACATAACAATGACATTAACACAGCTATCTCCAGGTGTCAGTACAATGCACTCATAGCCAATCAGTTTTTTGTCACATAATCAATAATACTcgtaaaataaaaagtattaatcTGAGTCAAATGTAAATAATTTGCTTTATTAAAGTCAAATGTGGAGTACTTTTAAACAGTTTTCTTTATTCATTTA is a genomic window containing:
- the LOC108812568 gene encoding 9-cis-epoxycarotenoid dioxygenase NCED3, chloroplastic, translated to MASFTANTAVSRRWVGGNHTQSSLSSSQSSLSYSCSMPMTSRAQRKLNVSSALHTPPALLFSKQSSTSPAIAVNPKAKDSDTKQMNMFQRAAAAALDAAEGFLVSHERHHPLPKTADPSVQIAGNFAPVNEQPVRRNLPVVGKIPDSIKGVYVRNGANPLHEPVTGHHFFDGDGMVHAVKFEDGSASYACRFTQTNRFIQERKLGRPVFPKAIGELHGHTGIARLMLFYARAAAGLVDPTHGTGVANAGLVYFNNRLLAMSEDDLPYQVRITPSGDLKTVGRYDFDGQLQSTMIAHPKVDPESGELFALSYDVVSKPYLKYFRFSPDGTKSPDVEINLEQPTMMHDFAITENFVVIPDQQVVFKLPEMIRGGSPVVYDKDKVARFGVLDKYAGDSSGIRWIEAPGCFCFHLWNAWEEPETEEVVVIGSCMTPPDSIFNESDESLRSVLSEIRLNLRTGESTRRPIISHGEEQVNLEAGMVNRNMLGRKTRYAYLALAEPWPKVSGFAKVDLFTGEVEKHLYGDDRYGGEPLFLPGEGGGEDDGYILCFVHDEMTWKSELQVVNAVSLEVEATVKLPSRVPYGFHGTFIGASDLANQV